Proteins found in one Deltaproteobacteria bacterium genomic segment:
- a CDS encoding DUF1788 domain-containing protein, with amino-acid sequence MGRIESLVTRYRSHIEAPWQRNLSGDQKAIFVVYPKTDERKLRARLDLFAMATTAAGHRWQLLDLTDNFASWMADTNYRDVYFEEPETLEMKLRSEFLKFTASRLREALTGRVVDQDTVVAVQGVACLFGFTRVSLVLKEVVNEIRGRLLVFFPGEYEDNNYRLLDARDGWNYLAVPITLHNGVND; translated from the coding sequence ATGGGAAGAATTGAGAGCCTTGTTACCAGATACCGCAGCCATATCGAGGCGCCGTGGCAGCGTAACCTGTCAGGCGATCAGAAGGCTATCTTCGTTGTCTATCCGAAAACAGACGAACGAAAATTAAGGGCTCGATTGGATTTATTCGCCATGGCGACGACCGCTGCTGGACACCGCTGGCAGCTTCTGGACTTGACCGATAACTTCGCGAGTTGGATGGCCGACACGAACTACCGGGATGTCTACTTCGAAGAACCGGAAACCCTTGAGATGAAATTACGTAGTGAATTTTTAAAATTTACCGCCAGCCGTCTTCGGGAGGCGCTCACGGGTAGGGTGGTAGATCAGGACACTGTCGTCGCTGTCCAGGGTGTCGCTTGCCTGTTCGGTTTCACTCGGGTTTCGCTTGTTTTGAAGGAAGTAGTCAATGAAATCCGGGGCCGGTTATTAGTTTTTTTTCCTGGAGAGTATGAAGATAACAACTATAGACTCTTGGACGCCCGGGACGGTTGGAACTACCTCGCCGTGCCAATTACACTCCATAACGGGGTAAACGACTGA